TGTCGCGCGGCGCCACATTATGCGGCTGACCGAGGGCGATATAGACCTTGCCGTCCGGCCCGACCTTGCAAACGCGCGCCGCGTGACCGCGGCTCTCTTCGCTGCGCGGGATGAGGTCGCCCGCCTTCACGATGATCTTCGCGATGGAGCCGGCTTCCCGCCAGCGATTCTCCGCGTCGTCGATGCGCGTCACGCGATTGCGCTCGACGAGAAATAGCGCGCCGTCATCGGACAAGCACACGCCATGCGGCATGACCAGGCTTTCAGAGGGCGACAGAATATCGACGGACTTCGCGCTGTCTTTCCCGGGCGTGATCACATAGGCGCGCTTTTCATCCGTGCCGACGAAAATCGCCTTCCCTTCTCGTCCAATGGCGAGCGTGCGCGCATTCGGAGCCAAAGCGTAGAGCGAGATCGAAAACCCTGGCGGCAGCTTGATGCGCGCGAGCGTGGCTTCGATCTCACGCCTTTGAACCGCCGGATCGGGCGCGCGCGTTCGACCTGCGAACGCATAAACCGCCGTTGCGGCGCCGATCGAGACGAGGGCGAGACGGAACAGCTTCCGCATGATCGAGCCTGTTTTGAAAAAATCTCCGCCGGAAAGAGAATGCCGCAATATTCGAAAAGCAAGCAAGGCCGCCTTTGCGGCCCTGCTTCATCGCTTCGCTTCGTCAGAAGCCCGCGGTCTGGTCGGTTCCACGATTCTGCGAGGTCGAGCCCATGCCCGCCGCCCCGCCTTCCTCCCAATAGGGCGTCGAGCCGAAATGCTGATGCAGTCTCGACTCCCAATCGCGATTGGACCAGCTCGTCTCGTCATATTCCGGCGCGTTCTTGAGCTGGTCGGCGGTGACGTTCGTCACATAGCCGCCAAGGTTCGTATCGTATTTGAACGCTTTCCAGGGCAAAGGATGCTCGCCTTCGCCGATGCCGAGGAACCCGCCAAAGGTCATGATGGCGTAGCGAATCACGCCGGAAACCTTGTCGATCATCAGATGATCGATCTGACCGATCTTGTTGCCCGAGGGATCATAGACCGCCGTCCCCTCGACATTCTCGCTGGAAATCAGATTGCCGCCTTGCGTCGCCATTCCCATCGTCGCCTCCTAAAAGCGCATTGCGGGCTTTTTCGCAGGCCCGCTGAGCCCAGAGAACGAATCTTCGCAGCGAATGTTCCCGTAAGCGGCGGCGCGCCGACTCGACATCTGGCGACAGGCGTGCGGCTCTCGGCGGCGGAGCGCCTTTCGCCGAGGCCGAAAACAGTTTAATGCAGCGCGAATGCTCGCAAGCGGCATGCAGGAAAGGAAGTGATGGGCTCGGAAATCGCGGTAAGCTGGGAAGTCCTCGAGATAATCTGGATCAACATTCTGCTTTCCGGAGACAATGCGATCCTGATCGCCCTCGCCTGCCGGGGCTTGCCGGTCAAGCAGCGGCGGTGGGGCGTCTTTCTCGGCGCGCTTGGCGGCGTCATCCTGCGCGTGATCTTCACGCTGCTCGTCGTTCAGATGATGAGCATTCCATATCTGAAAGCCGTCGGATCGCTGCTTCTCCTCTTCGTGGCGGTCAAGCTGCTGATCGACGAGACCGAGCACTCGGACGTGAAGGCCAAGCCGGATTTAATCGGCGCGGTCATCGCGATCATCATGGCGGACGCCGTGATGTCGCTCGACAATGTGCTGGCGATCGCGGCGGCGGCGCGCGGCTCGACCTATCTCATTATTTTCGGCCTCGCGCTTTCCGTCCCGATCGTGATGTTCGGCGCGGGCTTCCTGCTCAAGGTCCTCGAGCGCTTTCCGGTTCTGGTCTGGGCGGGAGCGGGTCTGCTGGGCTGGGTCGCGGGAGAGATGGCCGGGTCGGACCCGGCTTTATTCGAGCGCCTGCACGGCTTCGACCATGCCGCGCTGGAATATTGGCTCTCCGCCGGCGGCGCGGCGTTCGTGCTCATCGTCGCCTTCGCCGTGAAATTCTACCGGCAGTGGCGGGAAGATCAGGCCGACGAGGAAAAGCGCAAGACGTGACGCGAATGCGTCGCGCCGACTGCGGAGAATGAGCGAGCCAAGTTCGGGTCTCGAAAAGCGGCTCTCGAAATCAGCCGCGCAGACCCTGCTTGGCGACGGGCTGCTGGGGATCGAGCTGCAAGGCGCGCTGATAGGATTCCTGCGCCTTCTGACGATTGCCGTTCTTGTCATAGGCGAGGCCGAGCCAGGCCCAGGCTTGCGCGCTCTTGTTGTCGACATTGAGCGCCGCGTTGAAGTCCTCGATCGCCTTGTCGTATTTGCCGAGCGCGACGAGGCTTTCGCCGCGCGCCTGATAGGGCGCCGCCGCGAAGGGATCGCGATCGATCGCATTGTCGAAATCGCTGACGGCGCGGGCGTTGTCGCCGCGCTTTTGATGGATCAGGCCGCGCGCATGGAAGGCCTGGGCGTTTTCGGGGTTCAGACGAATCGCATTGTTGAGATCGTCGATCGCCTGATCGAGATTGCCTTGCGCGCGGAGCAGATTGGCGCGGCCGAGATAGGCCGGCGCATGGTTCGGATTTGCCTGGATGGCGTGATCGAAATCGGCGCGGGCCGCATCGTTCTGTCCGGCCTGACGGCTCGCCAACGCCCGGTTGGTATAGGCGGCGGCGTTGTCCGGATCGATCTTGATGGCCTGCGAGAAGTCGGCGATCGCCTCGCCGAAACGGCCGACGCGCGCATAGGCGACGCCGCGCGTATTATAGGCCTCGGCGCTGCTGGGATTGCGCCGGATGACTTCAGTGAGCGAATCGAGATTCGCGGACGCCGCCTTTGGGTCGGTGTCGGTGATTTCGGCGATGCCGCGCCCGGGCGGCCGGATGCCGCTCGCCGTCTCGCAGCCCGCGAGCAGAAGCGCGGCGAGCGCCGCGCCGCTCAGGAGCGTTCCGCGCGGGGAGAGAGGAGACAAGCGAAACGACGTCTCCGCAAGGCGGATGCCCATGCCTGAAAACCCTCTCAATGCGACTTCAACCTGACTGAGTTCTTGCCGGACGCGGTTAAAAAAGCGTCTTCATATGGCAGGAATTCGACAGAATCAGCAGTCGGCGGGCCCTATCAGCGGCCGGTGGCCTTGGCCTTCACCGGGAGCAGGCCTTCGCGCTGCAGCTTCTTGCGGGCGAGCTTGCGGGCGCGGCGGACGGCTTCAGCCTTCTCGCGGGCGCGCTTCTCGGACGGCTTCTCGTAATGGCCGCGCAGCTTCATTTCGCGGAAAATGCCTTCGCGCTGCATCTTCTTCTTCAGCGCCTTCAGAGCCTGATCCACATTGTTGTCGCGAACGAGAACTTGCACGAAACCATCCTGCTGTCTGTGGGGCGGCTCAGCGGGAATCGCCCCGTGAGTCTGTCCGAATTGGGAATAGGTCGCCGGGCGCTGACGGAGCGCCTGACCCGTGGACTGGGGAAATAGCAGAGTCGCCCCCCGCTGTCCATGCCCGGCGCGTCGAAAATGGGGGCGGCGACCGAGACGCTTGCGTGCGTTGCGCGTTATATTATAACGTCGTTTATGGCCGACGCGACTTCCCAGGCTCACTCCCACGCCCACGACCCCGCGGTCGGGCATGTCCATGCGCCGAATCGCGTCAAGGCGCAAAAGCGGGCCGCTCGCCTCTCCCTTCTCGAAAGCTCAGCGACAGAGCGCCTGCTTGGCGTCGCGATCGCTCTCGCCGCTCTCTGGGCCGGCGTTTTCTGGGCGCTTCGCTGACGATGCGCGCGGCGCCCGGGCCAATCCGGCTCGTCAATCTGACGCTCGGCTATGACCGACGTCCGGCCGTCCATCATCTCGAAGGCGAGATCGCGCCGGGCGCGACGCTCGCCGTCTGCGGCCCGAACGGCGCGGGCAAATCCACGCTGCTGAAAGCGCTGGCCGGCCTGTTGCCGCCGCTCGGCGGCCGGATCGAAAGACCGGACGCGACGGCGCGGGACATCGCCTATCTTCCCCAGCTCCTCGAAGTCGACCGCTCCTTTCCCATCAATGTACGTGACTTCGTCGCCATGGGCGCGATGCGCCGGATCGGCCTTTTCGGCCGTCTCGACGCCGCCGAACGGGCGCGGACAGGCGAGGCGCTCGAACGCGTCGGCCTCTCCGGCATGGAGGACAGGCCGATCGACACTTTGTCGGGCGGACAGATGCAGCGCGTGCTGTTCGCGCGCCTCATCGTGCAGGACCAGCGCGTCATCCTGCTCGACGAACCCTTCGGCGCCATCGACGAGGCGACCACGCAGGATCTTCTCGGCCTCATCGCCCATTGGCGCGGCGAGGGCCGCACCATCGTCGCTGTTCTGCACGAGCTCGATCTCGCGCGGCGGGCGTTCCCCGAGACCTTGCTGCTCGCCCGCGAGCGGATCGCCTGGGGCGAGACGCGCGGCGCGCTTTGCGCCGAAAATCTGGCGCGCGCGCGGGCGATGTCGGAAGCCTTTGATCGTCAGGCGCGCGAATGCCTGCGCGACGAAGAAGCCGAACATGCTCACTGACGTCTTCATCTCCCCCTTCGTCGATTACGAATTCATGCGCCGCGCGCTCGTTGGCTCGCTCGCCCTCGCTGTGTCGGGAGCCCCGCTTGGCGTCTTTCTCATCCTGCGCCGCATGTCGCTCGCGGGCGACGCGCTCTCCCACGCCGTTCTGCCCGGCGCCGCCATCGGCTATCTCGTCGCGGGCCTTTCGCTGCCGGCAATGACCTTTGGCGGCCTTGTCGCGGGACTCGTCGTCGCGATCGCCACCGGCGCCGCCTCGCGCTTCACGACGCTTCGCGAAGACGCGTCGCTCGCCGCCTTCTACCTCGTCTCGCTGGCGCTCGGCGTCACCCTGGTCTCGCTCAAGGGATCGAGCGTCGATCTCCTGCATGTGCTTTTCGGATCGGTCTTCGGCCTCGACGACGCCGCGCTTTTCATGCTGGCGGGCGTGTCGACCCTGACGCTCCTCACGCTCGCGATCTTCTATCGCGCGCTGGTGCTGGACACGCTCGACCCGCTCTTCCTGCGCCAGACGAGCCGCTTCGGCGAGTTCATTCCCTTCCTTTTTCTCGGCCTCGTCGTCCTGAATCTCGTCGCGGGCTTTCAGGCGCTCGGCACGCTGATGGCTGTCGGCCTCATCATGCTGCCCGCCGCCGCCGCCCGCCTCTGGACGCACGAACTCTCGGCGGCGCTGCCGCTCGCGGCCGGAGTCGCGTCGCTTTGCGTCTATGCCGGGCTCGTCTTCTCCAACGAGACCGGCGCGCCGACCGGCCCGGCCATCATCCTTGCGGCCGGGCTCTGCTATTTCGCCTCGCTGGTTTTCGGCCGCGCCGGCGGCGTGTTGCGGCTCAAGCGGCCGCGCCGGCATCTCGCAGGGTGACAGTCATGCTTACACGTCGATTTTTTCTCGCCGTTCTCGCTTCCGCGGTCGCCCCCCCCGCCCTGGCGGAAGACGCAAAGCTCGCTGTCGTCGCCAGCTTCTCGATTATCGGCGATCTCGTGACGGAAGTCGGCGGCGACCGCGTCGCCGTGACGACGCTCGTCGGTCCCGACGGCGACGCGCATGTCTATCAGCCGACGCCCGCCGACGGCCGCAAGATCGCGCAAGCGCGGCTCATCTTCGTCAACGGGCTCGGCTTCGAGGGCTGGCTGGGGCGCCTCATCGCCGCCGCCAAAAGCAAGGGAACGATCGTGACGCTCGGCAAGGGCGTCGCCGCGCGCCCCGGGGAGGAAGGGACGGACCCGCACGCCTGGCAGGACGTCGCCAACGCCAGGATCTACGTCGCGGAGATTCGGGACGCGCTTGTCGCCGCCGATCCGCAGGGAGCCGAAGCCTATCGCTCCCGCGCCGACGCCTATCTCGTCAGGCTCGACGCGCTCGACGCCGAAATCGTCAAGGCGCTGGGCGCCATTCCGACGGAGCGCCGCCGCGTCGTCTCGACCCACGACGCCTTCGGCTATTTCTCGGCGCGCTACGGCGTCGAGTTCATTGCGCCACAGGGCGTCTCGACCGAGGCCGAGGCCAACGCCCGAGACATCGCCCGCATCATCCAGGCCGTGAAGGCCAACAAGGTTGGCGCGGTGTTTCTGGAGAACGTCTCCGACCCGCGGCTCGCGAAGCGCATCGCCGCCGAGACCGGCGCGCGCATCGGCGGCACGCTCTATTCGGACGCGCTGTCGGAGCCCAAGGAGGGCGGCGCGAATTATATCGACATGATGCGCCACAATGTTAGAGAATTGACCAAAGCCCTGGCGCCTTGACGGCGTTGGGCGGTGGGCAGGTCGGCGGTCGTCAAGCGCGCGCCCACCGCCGAAGCCCGATTGCCTTCTCCTCAGGAGAAAATATGACCGACAAAATTCCCGTGACCGTCATCACCGGCTATCTCGGCGCCGGCAAGACCACTCTCCTCAACCGCATCCTCACCGAGCAGCATGGCCGCCGCTACGCCGTCATCGTCAATGAGTTCGGCGAGATCGGCATCGACAATGATCTCGTCGTCGGCGCGGACGAGGAAGTGTTCGAGATGAACAATGGCTGCATCTGCTGCACGGTGCGCGGCGATCTGATCCGCATCATCGAGGGACTGATGCGCCGGCGCGGCAAGTTCGACGCCATCATCGTCGAAACGACGGGCCTCGCCGACCCCGCGCCCGTCGCGCAGACCTTCTTCGTCGACGCCGACGTGAAGGACGCCGCGTCGCTCGACGCCGTCGTGACCGTCGCCGACGCCAAATGGCTGAGCGACCGCTTGAAAGACGCGCCGGAAGCCAAGACGCAGATCGCCTTCGCCGACGTCGTCATTCTCAACAAGACCGACCTCGTGTCTCCCGAGGCGCTGGAAGAAGTCGAGGCGCGCATTCGCGGCATCAACCCCTACGCCACGCTGCATCGCGCCGTGAAGGCGAATGTGCCGCTCGACGCGGTGCTGGCGCGCAACGCTTTCGATCTCGACCGTATTCTCGAGATCGAGCCGAGCTTCCTCACGGTCGAGGAGCATGATCATGACCATCATCATGGCCATGCGCATCATGAGCGCGACCACGATTGCGGACCCGGTTGCGACAATCCCGAGCATCATCGTCACGATCATGCGCATGACCATCATGACCATGATCACGGCCATGAATGCGGCCCGGATTGCGGTCACGATCATCATCCCCACGATCATGACGGCCACGGCCATCTGAAAGCGATTCACGATGCGGAGATGCAGTCGATCTCGCTGCGTCATCCGGGCGAAGTGGACCCCGAACGCTTCGTGCCTTGGCTGAACGAGCTCGTTCAGAAGGAAGGCCCGGACATCTTACGCTGCAAGGGCATCGTCGCCTTCAAGAACGAGCCGCGCCGTTTCGTTTTCCAGGGCGTGCACATGATCCTCGACGGCGATCTGCAACGCGAATGGAAGGATGGGGAAGAACGCGAGTCGCGCCTCGTCTTCATCGGCCGCAAGCTGAAGGAAGACCTCATCCGCAACGGCTTCGAGACTGTCGTTTCCTAGGACCGCCGAGACGTCCGGCCGCTGTTGAGCGCGCCGCGCGGCGACGCAGCCGGAGATGCGCGTCGACGTCAGCGAGGCCGACGCGCATGAGTAATTACTCGTAGCAGACGATCTCGCGCTCGCCGGCGAAGATTTCGGCCATGCGCGCGGCGTCGCCGGCCTTGCGGCGCGTCAGGAAACGCGGGCGGCGGTTGCGCAAGGGAGAGGCGCCGCGCCGCGGATAGCCCTGAAGCGGCGCGCCGGGCGCGTCCACCTGCGCGAGTTCGCCATCCTCATTGGCGAGGCGCGGCAGGCCGAGCCAGCTCGCCCAATATTTCCAGTCGGCCGCGGCGTCGCCGCAATCCTGCGTTTCCCCCAGCACCACGTCGAGATCGCGGTCGCGATGGGCGAGCGAGAGGCGGTAGCAGGGCGCGCCGTCGCGGCCTTCCACCACGTCGAGCGCCACGCCGTCATAAGCGGGCACCGGTACGGCGATCATCATGTCGACGCCGCTGAAGCGGCGGGAAATCAGAATGTCGCTGCGGGTGACGCGCACCCGGCGCGCGCCGCCGTCCGCGCGCCAGTCGCGTTGCACGAGAACCGCTTCCTCGGTCTTGCGCGCGTTGGTGGCTTCGAACATGGACCCCTCCAAAAAAATCGGGCTCGACCCGTTTGTCCATGCGATCTTGTTCCGAGCGTGCGGCCAAAGCGCTAAAAACCCTGGTGAATCGCGCGTAAACCATTGGGTTTTCGCGGTAATTGCGCGGCCAAGGTAAATGGAGGCAAACGGGATCGCTCAAATTGTCCGCATTTCGCGCTTGCGAACGTCTTGCGGCCGGGCGTCGCCTCCCCTACTGCTTTTCGTCGATGTCTCCCGCCTTGTCCGACCACCCCGCCTTTCTGACGCGCCTCGAAGCTGCCGCGCGCGAAGCAGGCGAGATCGCCATGCGATATTTCAGGCCGGGCGCGCTCACAGCTGCGGCGATTTCCTATAAGGGCGGAGGTTCGCCGGTCACCGAGGCCGATTTCGCCGTGGACCGTTTTCTCTTCGAGAAAATGCGCGGCCTCGCTCCGGAGGCGGGCTGGCTCTCGGAGGAGACGGCCGACACCGAAGATCGGCTCTCGCGCGAGAGACTCATCATTGTCGACCCCATCGACGGCACCCATGCGTTCACCCGCGGCGACGAGCGCTGGGCGGTCTCCATCGCGCTGATCGAAAGCGGCCGCCCGGTCGCCGGCGTGGTCCACGCGCCGGCGCGCGAGGAAACCTTCACCGCCGCACGGGGCCACGGCGCCTGGCTCAACGGCGAGCGCCTGACGATCCCGGCCCGCGCGACGCTCGCCGGCGCGAGGGTCATCGCGCCCCGCCCGCTCCATGCGCGCATCGCGGCGCTGCCGCAAAACATCGCCATCGCGCCGCGAACGCCCTCTCTCGCCTTGCGCCTCGTGGATATCGCCGCAGGCCGCCACGACCTCGTCATCTCCTCGCCCAATGCGAGGGATTGGGACATTGCGGGCGCC
The nucleotide sequence above comes from Methylocystis parvus OBBP. Encoded proteins:
- a CDS encoding PRC-barrel domain-containing protein, giving the protein MGMATQGGNLISSENVEGTAVYDPSGNKIGQIDHLMIDKVSGVIRYAIMTFGGFLGIGEGEHPLPWKAFKYDTNLGGYVTNVTADQLKNAPEYDETSWSNRDWESRLHQHFGSTPYWEEGGAAGMGSTSQNRGTDQTAGF
- a CDS encoding TerC family protein, which translates into the protein MGSEIAVSWEVLEIIWINILLSGDNAILIALACRGLPVKQRRWGVFLGALGGVILRVIFTLLVVQMMSIPYLKAVGSLLLLFVAVKLLIDETEHSDVKAKPDLIGAVIAIIMADAVMSLDNVLAIAAAARGSTYLIIFGLALSVPIVMFGAGFLLKVLERFPVLVWAGAGLLGWVAGEMAGSDPALFERLHGFDHAALEYWLSAGGAAFVLIVAFAVKFYRQWREDQADEEKRKT
- a CDS encoding tetratricopeptide repeat protein; the encoded protein is MGIRLAETSFRLSPLSPRGTLLSGAALAALLLAGCETASGIRPPGRGIAEITDTDPKAASANLDSLTEVIRRNPSSAEAYNTRGVAYARVGRFGEAIADFSQAIKIDPDNAAAYTNRALASRQAGQNDAARADFDHAIQANPNHAPAYLGRANLLRAQGNLDQAIDDLNNAIRLNPENAQAFHARGLIHQKRGDNARAVSDFDNAIDRDPFAAAPYQARGESLVALGKYDKAIEDFNAALNVDNKSAQAWAWLGLAYDKNGNRQKAQESYQRALQLDPQQPVAKQGLRG
- a CDS encoding metal ABC transporter ATP-binding protein — protein: MRAAPGPIRLVNLTLGYDRRPAVHHLEGEIAPGATLAVCGPNGAGKSTLLKALAGLLPPLGGRIERPDATARDIAYLPQLLEVDRSFPINVRDFVAMGAMRRIGLFGRLDAAERARTGEALERVGLSGMEDRPIDTLSGGQMQRVLFARLIVQDQRVILLDEPFGAIDEATTQDLLGLIAHWRGEGRTIVAVLHELDLARRAFPETLLLARERIAWGETRGALCAENLARARAMSEAFDRQARECLRDEEAEHAH
- a CDS encoding metal ABC transporter permease, with translation MLTDVFISPFVDYEFMRRALVGSLALAVSGAPLGVFLILRRMSLAGDALSHAVLPGAAIGYLVAGLSLPAMTFGGLVAGLVVAIATGAASRFTTLREDASLAAFYLVSLALGVTLVSLKGSSVDLLHVLFGSVFGLDDAALFMLAGVSTLTLLTLAIFYRALVLDTLDPLFLRQTSRFGEFIPFLFLGLVVLNLVAGFQALGTLMAVGLIMLPAAAARLWTHELSAALPLAAGVASLCVYAGLVFSNETGAPTGPAIILAAGLCYFASLVFGRAGGVLRLKRPRRHLAG
- a CDS encoding metal ABC transporter substrate-binding protein; the protein is MLTRRFFLAVLASAVAPPALAEDAKLAVVASFSIIGDLVTEVGGDRVAVTTLVGPDGDAHVYQPTPADGRKIAQARLIFVNGLGFEGWLGRLIAAAKSKGTIVTLGKGVAARPGEEGTDPHAWQDVANARIYVAEIRDALVAADPQGAEAYRSRADAYLVRLDALDAEIVKALGAIPTERRRVVSTHDAFGYFSARYGVEFIAPQGVSTEAEANARDIARIIQAVKANKVGAVFLENVSDPRLAKRIAAETGARIGGTLYSDALSEPKEGGANYIDMMRHNVRELTKALAP
- a CDS encoding CobW family GTP-binding protein produces the protein MTDKIPVTVITGYLGAGKTTLLNRILTEQHGRRYAVIVNEFGEIGIDNDLVVGADEEVFEMNNGCICCTVRGDLIRIIEGLMRRRGKFDAIIVETTGLADPAPVAQTFFVDADVKDAASLDAVVTVADAKWLSDRLKDAPEAKTQIAFADVVILNKTDLVSPEALEEVEARIRGINPYATLHRAVKANVPLDAVLARNAFDLDRILEIEPSFLTVEEHDHDHHHGHAHHERDHDCGPGCDNPEHHRHDHAHDHHDHDHGHECGPDCGHDHHPHDHDGHGHLKAIHDAEMQSISLRHPGEVDPERFVPWLNELVQKEGPDILRCKGIVAFKNEPRRFVFQGVHMILDGDLQREWKDGEERESRLVFIGRKLKEDLIRNGFETVVS
- a CDS encoding DUF6101 family protein, with protein sequence MFEATNARKTEEAVLVQRDWRADGGARRVRVTRSDILISRRFSGVDMMIAVPVPAYDGVALDVVEGRDGAPCYRLSLAHRDRDLDVVLGETQDCGDAAADWKYWASWLGLPRLANEDGELAQVDAPGAPLQGYPRRGASPLRNRRPRFLTRRKAGDAARMAEIFAGEREIVCYE
- a CDS encoding inositol monophosphatase family protein, with translation MSPALSDHPAFLTRLEAAAREAGEIAMRYFRPGALTAAAISYKGGGSPVTEADFAVDRFLFEKMRGLAPEAGWLSEETADTEDRLSRERLIIVDPIDGTHAFTRGDERWAVSIALIESGRPVAGVVHAPAREETFTAARGHGAWLNGERLTIPARATLAGARVIAPRPLHARIAALPQNIAIAPRTPSLALRLVDIAAGRHDLVISSPNARDWDIAGADAILREAGVGLEEVEDGEITYNRSSSKRGMLVAAPKSLIEETRNIARTVSEGIDWS